One Actinospica robiniae DSM 44927 genomic region harbors:
- a CDS encoding TlpA family protein disulfide reductase, whose amino-acid sequence MHPLLIALAVFACAVSVLNLVLVLGVIRRLREHADRISRLSPEPPNPMLAVTERTDPFDAVTVEGDHVSRAALSGLTLVGVFSPSCPACEERLPRFLDFARSFPGGRDQTIAIVVGEPDEAADQVAVLSPIARVVVEDMEGSITKALKVRGFPAFGILDDSGTMVSAGTNTDWLRIPAGV is encoded by the coding sequence ATGCACCCGCTGCTGATCGCCCTCGCCGTCTTCGCCTGCGCGGTGAGCGTCCTGAACCTCGTGCTCGTGCTCGGCGTCATACGGCGCCTGCGCGAGCACGCCGACCGGATCTCCCGGCTCTCCCCCGAGCCGCCGAACCCGATGCTCGCCGTCACCGAGCGGACGGATCCCTTCGACGCGGTGACCGTCGAGGGCGATCACGTCTCCCGGGCCGCGCTGTCGGGGCTGACGCTCGTCGGCGTCTTCTCGCCGAGCTGCCCGGCCTGCGAGGAGCGGCTTCCGCGATTCCTGGACTTCGCCCGCTCCTTCCCCGGCGGCCGCGACCAGACCATCGCCATCGTGGTGGGCGAGCCGGACGAGGCGGCCGACCAGGTCGCCGTCCTGTCTCCGATAGCCCGGGTCGTGGTCGAGGACATGGAGGGCTCGATCACCAAAGCCTTGAAGGTCCGCGGTTTCCCCGCGTTCGGCATCCTCGACGACTCGGGCACCATGGTGTCCGCCGGGACGA